The Mytilus galloprovincialis chromosome 2, xbMytGall1.hap1.1, whole genome shotgun sequence genome has a window encoding:
- the LOC143062916 gene encoding carbohydrate sulfotransferase 11-like: MLKKSVRLLKIPFTFIAGLIIGSLFLTCKTNQYKSSNITVNRPEQHLKSIAHEENILSNRSFTEGPEIRAQQLQNVCRKLKDIGHIPVAIPRHSYQYMYVNDEYKFIFCMMPKLACTNWKRIFLALSDNFPNKDFVINKMGSGDVHDTWPKHGNTLDKYSYSDIQTKLQTYKKLVFVRDPFERLLSAFKDKMFRKDTPVFKNIAEKIIRLKRSKEVNHSDEIKFVEFVKYLTDPDTFESSYEQHWAKYEYLCQPCLMNYDFVGKFETMKNDISRTFKYLGIKIFNATVFPDRSVSYKNTESSKITQTFYNQLPKTYLKKLWHLYKIDFHMFSYHMPDYLSGIDN; this comes from the exons ATGTTAAAGAAAAGTGTGCGACTGTTAAAAATTCCGTTTACATTTATAGCTGGTTTAATAATTGGGAGCttatttttaacatgtaaaacaaatcaatataAAA GTTCTAACATCACTGTTAATAGACCGGAGCAGCATTTAAAGTCAATT GCTCACGAAGAGAACATTTTGAGTAATCGTAGTTTTACCGAAGGGCCAGAAATTAGAGCACAACAACTCCAGAACGTATGTCGAAAGTTGAAAGACATTGGACACATTCCAGTAGCTATACCGAGACATAGTTACCAGTATATGTATGTAAATGACGAGTACAAATTTATCTTTTGTATGATGCCGAAATTGGCATGTACAAACTGGAAGAGAATATTTCTAGCGTTAAGTGATAACTTTCCAAATAAAGACTTCGTGATAAATAAAATGGGGTCTGGTGATGTGCATGACACCTGGCCGAAACATGGAAACACCCTGGATAAATATTCCTACTCTGACATTCAGACAAAGCTTCAAACATACAAGAAACTCGTCTTTGTTCGTGATCCTTTCGAAAGGCTACTCTCAGCTTTTAAAGACAAAATGTTTCGAAAAGACACaccagtttttaaaaatattgcagaGAAAATAATCAGATTAAAGAGAAGTAAAGAAGTTAACCATAGTGACGAGATAAAATTTGTTGAGTTTGTTAAATATTTAACTGACCCAGATACCTTTGAGTCATCTTATGAACAGCACTGGGCAAAATACGAGTATCTATGTCAACCTTGTTTGATGAATTACGATTTCGTCGGTAaatttgaaacaatgaaaaatgaCATTTCAAGGACCTTCAAATACCTTggaattaaaatattcaatgcgACAGTTTTCCCCGACAGAAGCGTATCTTACAAGAATACAGAAAGTTCCAAAATCACTCAAACATTTTACAACCAATTACCTAAAACGTATCTGAAAAAACTTTGGCATCTGTATAAAattgattttcatatgttttcttATCATATGCCAGATTATTTGTCCGGCATAGATAATTAA